The following nucleotide sequence is from Trifolium pratense cultivar HEN17-A07 linkage group LG2, ARS_RC_1.1, whole genome shotgun sequence.
GGGCAAAGTAAATATGTTATACAAGATcagacaaagagaaaataaatagaAGGTAGATAAATACTTGAATAAAGGTACTGTAAATCGGTCCCTTGATGAGATCATCTGCAAGTTTGCAAAAGACTTCTTTCTGtagaaacaaattaaaatcactCAACAATGGAAGAACTcagcaaaataaaattttgatataGATTTCACTCTACTGATGTGCCTATTTGTGGACACAGATTAAATGACAATAAATTTTAGGGACACCACATTATAGTAAATGCTGCAATATTTCGCAAATAACCATAGCACATGGCAATATCTAAATAGTACAGCGCACCAAAAAGTTGAAGAGAGACACATAAATgagttttataattttatctgATACTCTCTACAAgagaattaaaataaaaacttcaaaaatgATTTCACGTTGTACTGTCAATGATATGAAATATGCTTgattatttaagaaaataaaatatgctTGATTATTGGTTCCCTATACCCTATACTATCAATGATGTGAAATTGTTGAAATATGATGCATATTTCTAGAATCTTCTACAATACATTAGTAACTTGTAGAATAAACCATTACTAGAATGCTTGGGTAGCTAGTAGAATAAACCATTACTAGATTTCTATTAGGAAATATCATGAAATATCTAGAATAAATTATCTAGAATAACATATAGAGGCTTCATCATACTATTACTCTCTCCTCCTATAACAAGTTGATTACTAATGTGTTACCTCTTGTTTCATGTTACTAACTACTCCAATACTATCTCTCACACTACTTGCTACTATATTCCAACTATTAACTAAAGTCTTCTACACTATTCAAATACATTCTAAACTAACACCATCACCTCAACTactaacaaaaactaaacacaaACATATTTGGTCTTGTTATGTTGAAAAACACACTTTTCGATACCACTTCCTCCTAGTCTCTACCCGTCAAGGACCAAAATTAATTAAGCAATTATGAATATTTTACCGTTAGGTTCCCTAAGATGAGTAGAGATGACCAAGGTCTATTTTTGGGAAAAGAATGGGGTGCCCTAGGGGATTAGAGTCTCACTGTAAGGAGGGACATGTGACTTAACGACTTGTTGCAATTGCAAATATGACAGCTACAGTGTTGGAAGCACGTGGGAAAGAAAACCGAAGTGGAGGAAAGTGAGACAAGAAAGAATCAGGCCTCTTTAATTGCTAGGATCTTATTTTCGTTAATACACTCATCCTTATATGTACTCATCTCGGCTACAAATATTATCCCATTGCAGTTAAGTATTAAGTTTACGTATCTGTTCAGACTATCTTATTAAATAATCAATTCAATTAAAGAATGGTATGGTGCCAACACCAAGTAAATTGATACTATTGAATGTGGTATTTCAAAAATCTACCATAACACAGAAAGAATAAAGGCGTCAAGCTGGGTAGAAATAATGATACTCACACCACACAGGGGAACTGAAGCAATACCAGCATGAGGCCCCCCTAAAGAGACAAAGTTTTTAACCTGTTTAAACAATAATAAGGAAGAATATCTCATGAATAAGTTGACAAGAGTAAGTATATAGAGAAGCAAAAATACACAGAAGAACAATAATACAAACATTGAAGAGAGAAATGAATTACACAGAAGCAAGAAAGATAAGCAGAACAAGAAGGAACTTAATCAATATTTCTTTAAAGCACGTGAATTGCATTCTCATTTCTCCACTATAATGAGAATAAAGTAATGAAAGACAGCTATAGAGTTGAAAACAAAATGTTATTCTACACCCTATTGTTTAAAAACACAACATACGGTGAAACAAAGATAACACTTCAGAATTTGGTTCCGTCGAAGTGAGCTCATTTTAGACGAAAAAGTATGGAATCTCAACAATTGATGAGAACTGAGAAGTCAATGTTTGGTTTATGGAAAATATATGCACATGAATATGAAACAATGGATTATCAACTCCCCTAATTCTCAATTATGGACAAGACTTCTCATTAACATTTCATGGAAAACATTATTCTTCAGGCTTGCCACGTACTATGTAGAAACATATAGACAAcccaatattaattattataaaaaaaattgcacttGTAAAATTAGATTCTTACGGGAGGTCCTCCATCACAAAACTCTACCACACCTCGACCAATTAAAGTTCCCTGTTGGACAACGGAAATTCAAGAATAAagtataaaaataacaaaactataAAAAGAAGCAATTGTGATATAAATTATGTAAATATGTAGTTTAACCATCCTTGCAACGAATGAATACGGAAAGAGTGGTGCATGGCCTTGAACCACATCAAAATCGGCGGCAAACAGTGCAGATATCATGCACAAGGCCGTGCAAGCGGTGTCAAGTCATCTGCCCCAATATTACGTCGATCCCTCTTATGAGTAAAATAAGTAATTACATAAATGATATGGAATTTTCAACAAACCGTTGCAACTTCCTGGAAAATCATGCTTAATAGATGCATAAAGAAAGGGAAAGTATAGATGTAATTTTCATCAAATACTTCCGCAAACCTTTACAGATGGCAATGAACAACATATTTTCAAAAACCTAAATCCTATGATAAGTAGAAACACGGTAGAATTATATCAAGCATAATCCTAACCACAAATGAACATAGTTTTTGTTTTCGCcgtctaataatttttaaaacctTTGTAAAAATGAACTTCTTTCTGATAGAGAAATGATTAGCATTTAGCATCCATTGATATTCGTAAGAACAATTCATATAAGccgaaagaaaggaaaaaaatcaaatcccaattctcatgttttacctGGGAGATGCCAACAATGTTGTATCCTCCCttcaattctttcatttttttcaccTGTACATGGTGtttaaaagagtaaaaagatTAAATTCAAATGCACGGTAAGAAAAGAAATGTTACCACGATAATACAGGAATCTCATTATCACCTTGTGGCAAACAATATCTGCCTGCAAacatataaaacaaaacaaatcacTAACAGTAAATATTCCATTAGGAAATAATATACACACATAAAATCTTCTGCCCGATTACCTGCTTTAGCATAGGCATAAACCATGAATCCGATGTTCCATTGCCTACCTCACTGATGAAAATAGAGAAACTTCATTAGTCACAAAAAGTAATGTTTGAATGGAGGAATGGGAaagactttattttattttctatattaaagaagctataaaaaatttcattgttttttttttgtcaagtagcaaGCTAGTGGCTAGACTCGGAGAAGTGAGAAATTCCGGGTTCAAAGCCAGACCCCTACTTATGTCTTTGCAGCTACCAACTGAGTTGTAATTACATGATATGATAGCGCTATGAAATATTTCTAAGAATGAAGTGTGGTTGAAACTTTATATGatcatttatttatcattttattcatcaatttttttatttttttttaaatctcaagTATAAGCCAAAAAATAGACTTAAACCTCCAAAATCCACCATTCAAACATATACCTTAAGTTACAGTAGCCACAATCCAAGTaaaaaattttaacaaatactAACATGAATCGATGAAAAACAATGACCCGGAGCACCGGTGaaacatataaataaagaaattcTATCTTAGAACTGGTGTATTCAATGAAtcgaaaatataaaaagttattttattagcattaattttatattttatttctatttttggtatgcttaacaagtgtctcgggacactgtttaacatgaccaTTAAATATTTCGGGGCACCGTTTAGCATCACccttaaataaaacaaaacaaaagtagTTAAGTAAGCATACACGCAAAATCCTTGAACACCAGAGTAGGTGATCAATTCCTCGGTGAATGATTTGACACCAGAGCACTGATTCCCAATTCCTGCAACCCAACAAGAATCATTCACATGTATAATTATGAAATATGATGCTATAGTGAAAATGGAGAAGTAAAAATACCGTGAATGACAATGAATGGTACTGAATATGAAATtgggaagatgaagaagaagaagatgagaaaagaaagagGATGAAGACGCAGCAGCAACATCATCCGTAACAAACTTGAATTCTTTTCCACAATTCATTGTTGGAGTGTTTGCAGAGTTGATATATAGATGGTATAATGAATGATGGTAGATATCGTTCATAATCAAATCACTGGCAAGAAGGATGATTGGTGGCATATATGAATATGGTAGTTATGATTAGTGGTAGTTATGAATTCATTCTATAATGCTAGAAGATGGACTTTTACAGTTTTACACTTTTCATTCTATGATTCGTTTATTACTACCAATTTCAAGAGATACACTTGACTTGAGTGTGCACAAACATTAATTCATGCGAGTacttggtaacacaaataagctagcttatagcttattatactagattataagcttgttttataaaattagaggtatttggtaacaagttttttttaccaGCTTATTATAGCTTTTGTTCATTTCAGATGTCATTTCAAATAGCGTTCGAGCTTGTAGttttttacctttttatttcacttttaaccttattattttaatttttttactaaaaaaattactcaatcacaaaaataactaaccactcacataaaataaccatataattttatgtcattttataattacaaaaactaaatttaccaaacactttaatttcacaCTTATAATTTCTCGGTCCTAACTCATATTTTTCGGTCCTCTAATTTACACTTGATTTTTAAATAGCTCGACTGCAACctctataaatatttcaaatttcattatTACTTTATCTAAAAAAATTCAGCAAATTTTGATCAAAATTTTTTGTCCCTATTTTAAGTTAACTTGTggatatttttcatattttttaatgagtttttgtatttatgtattcataatattataaaaaatatctctAAAAAAGTTAgaattgtttaataaaaaaatcatattgttaagcagatttttcatttttgagtTTATTGAAGCACAACCCGAAGTGGCAAAATATCAAAGGGCGGTTGAAAGAAAATTGGAGTTGAGCTAGTCTAAAACTTCATGTTGCAATTACACACAAAACAACAAATTCAACGGTGCATACATTGCAGTATGACGGCAGCAAGACCAACGCTCAAATCTCTCACCATTGGACCAAATCTAATGGTTTTTTAGgataatgatttttaatcaaCATTTTTCTAATCaacattttttctttatgacTTTTTTGTCATATATTCGTTGTAACTTTTTCTCAAGATATAGAAGTGAGTGtgcaactttttctttttatctctTCTTTTGTCCATTAACTATTATTCGTTTTCTtccaaattcattcattataCACTGCTAATCATTCAAACTACTATTATCCTTCAATCTTCGTAGCTTTCATTTTCCTTCAAATTTCCTATACAACTTCCTTGCTTTAACTATAGAAGATGGCTGCAACTATGATAGGAGGAGCTTTTCTCTCTGCAACTGTTCAAACCTTAGTTGAGAAACTTGCTTCAAAAGAATTTCTTGATTACATCACAAACACCAAGCTCAATGTCTCACTCTTGAGACAGTTAAAAACAACACTGCTCACTCTTCAGGCTGTGCtggatgatgctgaggagaagcAGATCAACAATCCTTCTGTCAAACAATGGCTTGATGACTTGAAAGATGTTGTCTTTGATGCCGAGGATTTGTTCAACCAAATCAGCTACGATATTCTCTACGTTGCAAGGTGGAGAATACACAAGCTGCAAACAAGACTAATCAGGTGTGGAATTTCCTTTCATCTCCTTTTAAAAACATCTTTGGAAAGATCAATTCCCAAATGAAGATCATGTGTGAAACCCTGCAGCTTTTTGCACAGCATAAAGATATCCTTGGTTTGCAAATTAAAAGTGCACGAGTTTCTCATAGAACACCTTCAAGTTCTATGGTCAATGAACCTGTCATGGTTGGTAGGAAAGATGACAAAGAGATAGTAATGAACATGTTACTATCAGATAATGGCACTAGCAATAACAATATAGGCGTTGTTGCAATTTTAGGCATGGGTGGTGTCGGAAAAACAACACTTGCACAGCTTGCTTACAATGATGATAAAGTTCAAGAGCACTTTGATCTCAAAGCATGGGCTTGTGTATCTGaggattttaatattttgaaagtaACAAAAACTCTCCTTGAATCTGTCACTTCAAAGGCATGGGAAAGTAATAATCTTGATGTTCTTCGAGTTGAACTAAAGAAATATTTGAGAGACAAAAGATTTTTGATTGTGTTGGATAACCTATGGAATGATAATTATAATGATTGGGATGAACATGTAACTCCCTTGATTAAAGGAAATAGTGGAAGTAGAGTGATTGTCACAACACGCCAAGAAAAAGTTGCAATTGTTGCACACACATTTCCTATTCATAAATTAGAAGTTCTATCAGATGAAGACAGTTGGTCATTACTCTCAAAGCATGCATTTGGAAGTGAAGAATTTTGTGGAAGTAAATGCTTAAACCTAGAAGTTATTGGCAGAAAAATTGCGAAAAAATGTGGTGGATTGCCCATAGCTGCTAAAACACTTGGAGGATTATTGCGTTCAAAAGTAGATACTAAAGAGTGGATTGAAGTTCTAAATAGTGAAATATGGAACTTACCAAATGATAATATTTTGCCTGCATTGTTTCTGAGTTATCAATATCTTTCCTCTCAGTTGAAATGGTGTTTTTCCTATTGTTCCATTTTTCCGAAGTACTATCCACTTGATAGGAAGCAATTGGTTTTCTTGTGGATGGCAGAAGGATTCCTTGATCATTCTCAAGACCGAAAATCTATGGAGGAAGTAGGCGACGAGTGTTTTGCTGAATTTTTATCTAGATCATTAATTCAACAATTGCATGATGATTCTAGAGGACAAAAGTTTGTCATGCATGACCTGGTTAATGATTTAGCTACAGTTGTATCTGGAAAAAGTTGTTATAGGCTTGACTTTAGTGGCGACAGCTCTAAAAATGTGCGCCATTTGTCATATAATCAAGAAGAGTTTGACATAGGCAATAAGTTTATGATTTTAAACAAATTCAAATGCTTAAGAAGCTTCCTACCTATTGGCTCTGGATGGGAAAGTTACTTATCAATAAAGGTGGTCAATGATTTTCTACCCTCACTTGGAAGGCTGCGGGTCTTATCATTATCAAAATATGATAACATCACCGTGGTTCCAGATTCAATTGGCAATTTGGTGCATTTGCGCTATCTAGACCTCTCTCACACTAAAATCAAAAGCTTGCCAGACACAATGTGCAATCTCTATAACTTGCAAACCTTGCTTCTATCAGGGTGCTCAAATCTCACAGAACTTCCAGAAAATATTGGAAAGTTAATTAATTTACGTCACCTTGATGTCGATATGACGAGCATAACAGAGATGCCAAAGCAAATTGTTGAACTAGAAAACCTTCAAACTTTAACTGTTTTTGTAGTAGGCAAGAAAAATATTGGTTTAAGTGTCAGAGAACTCGGGAGGTTTCCTAAACTACGGGGGAAATTATTCATCAAGAACTTGGAAAATGTCATTGATGTTGTGGAAGCATATGATACCAACTTGAAGAGCAAAGAACATATTGAGGAATTAACGTTACAGTGGGGCAAAGAAACTGATGACTCACTTAAAGATAAAGATGTGCTTGATATGTTACAACCATCACCAAACCTGAAGAAGTTGAGCATTGACTTGTATGGTGGGACAAGTTTTCCTAGTTGGTTGGGAGATTCTTCATTTTTTAACATGGTGTCCCTTCGCATCGATAATTGTGCATATTGCGTGACACTTCCACCACTAGGGCAGCTAACTTTTCTCAAGGACCTAAGTATAAGATGTATGTCAACATTGGAGACAATTGGCCCGGAGTTTTATGGAATGGTAGGAGGAGGTTCCAACTCTTCCATTCAACCCTTTTCATCCCTTGAGGAGCTGGTAATTAAGGAAATGTCAAATTGGAAGGAATGGCTTCCCCTTCAAGACGACATATTTCCTTTTCCTCGTCTTAAAACTCTAAAGTTATCTAAGTGTCCTGAACTGAGAGGGTGTTTTCCTAGTCATCTTCCTTCCATAgaagaaatcaaaataaaagattGTGATCTTCTGGCCACACCATCAACTGAGCCTTGGCTCTCCTCaattaaaaaactttttattgCAAGAGATTTACATTCTGAAAGCAATACTAAACACATACAATGCTCATTGCTTGAGAGTGATTCTCCATATCTTCTGCAAGATATGACGATAAGGAGTTGTCAAATCCTTAAATCTGGTCCTGAGATGATTGTAAACAGCACTTGTCTCAGAGAATTGAATCTTTGTGGCCTTTGGTCTCTCAATTCATTTCCAACAAATGGTCTATCCACTTCTTTGCAAACACTTTGTATTCGCGATTGTAACAACTTAGCATTCCTCCCTCTTAAAACGTGGAGCAATTACACATCGCTTGTGAAACTTGATTTACATAATAGTTGTGACACACTTACCTCCTTCCCATTGAATGGTTTTCCTATGCTCCAAGATCTTTCCATTTGTGAATGTAGGAGTTTTGAATCTATTTTTATTCCAGAAACTTCTTCCCTTAGCTTGTCAACCCTCCAATATCTTTATGTCGATGGTTGCAAGGCACTTGCATTATTACCTCAACGGATGCACACCCTCACCGCTCTTGTATTTATGTACCTCCGTAATCTTCCAAGTTTGAAGTTATCATTTTGCAATGGAGCTTTGTTACCTCCCAATTTAGATTCATTTTATGTTGATTTTGTGAGAATAACAAAGCCTGTAACAGAGTGGGGTTTCCAAGGCCTTACTACTCTTTCATCAATGCATATCGGAGGTGATGATATTGTTAACATGTTGCTCAAGGAACAAGTGCTGCCTATTTCCCTGGTTTATCTAACTATAAGGAATCTCTCTGAAATTAAATCCtttgaagaaaataaacttCGACACCTCTCCTCTCTAAAAAGTCTCGCCTTTTATGATTGTTCAAGACTCGAGTCATTGCCAGAAAACATGATGCTGACCTCGCTGAAATGTCTTCTATTTGAAAATTGTGAAAATCTTGAGTCGTTACCAGAAAACAACCTCCCTGACTTTCTTGAGCTACTGTGCATTAATGAATGCCCATTGTTAGAAGAAAGGTATAAAAAGAAGGAACATTGGTCCAAAATTGCACACATTCCTGTCATACAAATAAATGACCAAGTCACAATATGAGCCATGGCCATTCAGAAGCAAGGGGGATGAACTATTGCTTCTGTTATCATGTGCTGCACTGGCCTATAGTCATTATGGTCACTAAAAAATGTATAGAAATGGGACTCTTTTCTATTCAGTTAGTTTTGTGTATATTTTAGTTTTCTGATTCTGTTGCACTTATTA
It contains:
- the LOC123911409 gene encoding palmitoyl-protein thioesterase 1-like isoform X1 — protein: MMLLLRLHPLSFLIFFFFIFPISYSVPFIVIHGIGNQCSGVKSFTEELITYSGVQGFCVEVGNGTSDSWFMPMLKQADIVCHKVKKMKELKGGYNIVGISQGTLIGRGVVEFCDGGPPVKNFVSLGGPHAGIASVPLCGKEVFCKLADDLIKGPIYSTFIQEHLAPSGYLKLPNAIPQYLESSRFLPKLNNEKPGQRNSTYKERFSSLENLVLIMFENDTALIPKETSWFGYYPDRHFKPVLPPQKTKLYTEDWIGLRALDEAGRVHFISVPGQHAEITEAVIKKHVVPYLNGQKS
- the LOC123911409 gene encoding palmitoyl-protein thioesterase 1-like isoform X2, encoding MMLLLRLHPLSFLIFFFFIFPISYSVPFIVIHGIGNQCSGVKSFTEELITYSGVQGFCVEVGNGTSDSWFMPMLKQADIVCHKVKKMKELKGGYNIVGISQGTLIGRGVVEFCDGGPPVKNFVSLGGPHAGIASVPLCGKEVFCKLADDLIKGPIYSTFIQEHLAPSGYLKLPNAIPQYLESSRFLPKLNNEKPGQRNSTYKERFSSLENLVLIMTKLYTEDWIGLRALDEAGRVHFISVPGQHAEITEAVIKKHVVPYLNGQKS
- the LOC123911404 gene encoding LOW QUALITY PROTEIN: putative disease resistance protein At3g14460 (The sequence of the model RefSeq protein was modified relative to this genomic sequence to represent the inferred CDS: deleted 2 bases in 1 codon) translates to MAATMIGGAFLSATVQTLVEKLASKEFLDYITNTKLNVSLLRQLKTTLLTLQAVLDDAEEKQINNPSVKQWLDDLKDVVFDAEDLFNQISYDSLRCKVENTQAANKTNQVWNFLSSPFKNIFGKINSQMKIMCETLQLFAQHKDILGLQIKSARVSHRTPSSSMVNEPVMVGRKDDKEIVMNMLLSDNGTSNNNIGVVAILGMGGVGKTTLAQLAYNDDKVQEHFDLKAWACVSEDFNILKVTKTLLESVTSKAWESNNLDVLRVELKKYLRDKRFLIVLDNLWNDNYNDWDEHVTPLIKGNSGSRVIVTTRQEKVAIVAHTFPIHKLEVLSDEDSWSLLSKHAFGSEEFCGSKCLNLEVIGRKIAKKCGGLPIAAKTLGGLLRSKVDTKEWIEVLNSEIWNLPNDNILPALFLSYQYLSSQLKWCFSYCSIFPKYYPLDRKQLVFLWMAEGFLDHSQDRKSMEEVGDECFAEFLSRSLIQQLHDDSRGQKFVMHDLVNDLATVVSGKSCYRLDFSGDSSKNVRHLSYNQEEFDIGNKFMILNKFKCLRSFLPIGSGWESYLSIKVVNDFLPSLGRLRVLSLSKYDNITVVPDSIGNLVHLRYLDLSHTKIKSLPDTMCNLYNLQTLLLSGCSNLTELPENIGKLINLRHLDVDMTSITEMPKQIVELENLQTLTVFVVGKKNIGLSVRELGRFPKLRGKLFIKNLENVIDVVEAYDTNLKSKEHIEELTLQWGKETDDSLKDKDVLDMLQPSPNLKKLSIDLYGGTSFPSWLGDSSFFNMVSLRIDNCAYCVTLPPLGQLTFLKDLSIRCMSTLETIGPEFYGMVGGGSNSSIQPFSSLEELVIKEMSNWKEWLPLQDDIFPFPRLKTLKLSKCPELRGCFPSHLPSIEEIKIKDCDLLATPSTEPWLSSIKKLFIARDLHSESNTKHIQCSLLESDSPYLLQDMTIRSCQILKSGPEMIVNSTCLRELNLCGLWSLNSFPTNGLSTSLQTLCIRDCNNLAFLPLKTWSNYTSLVKLDLHNSCDTLTSFPLNGFPMLQDLSICECRSFESIFIPETSSLSLSTLQYLYVDGCKALALLPQRMHTLTALVFMYLRNLPSLKLSFCNGALLPPNLDSFYVDFVRITKPVTEWGFQGLTTLSSMHIGGDDIVNMLLKEQVLPISLVYLTIRNLSEIKSFEENKLRHLSSLKSLAFYDCSRLESLPENMMLTSLKCLLFENCENLESLPENNLPDFLELLCINECPLLEERYKKKEHWSKIAHIPVIQINDQVTI